The Sorex araneus isolate mSorAra2 chromosome X, mSorAra2.pri, whole genome shotgun sequence DNA segment CAcaatattcacaatagtcagaatctggaagcatccaagtgcctgagaacagaggattggataaagaaacaatggtacatatgcacaatggaatactacacagctgttaggaaaaatgaagtcatgaaattctctataaatggatagatatggacaGAATCATGCTGAGTCATaaggagaggtacagacatagaacaattgcactcatttgtgggacattaaaaaaaaagtatgacacTAATGCCCTAGGACAGCAGAAAcacgggccaggaggattggtccatgattggaagcttgcctcagGTGCTggcagagaaggcagttgggatagagaagggaccactatagcAATGGTAGTTGGAACTGATCACTCTTGATAAGAACtgcctgctgaaagtaggtaaagaaacaaacataataacctctcagtatttccattgcaaatcataatgcccaaaaggagagacagagacagagagaggcagaataaaagtgcctgccatagaggcaggctggaggtatatatatgtgcctgtgtgtgagtgtggggttgcaggagggaaactggggtcattggtagtTGGAAATAtataccggtggagggatgggtgttgggatattgtacgactgaaacccaaaaatagacagctttgtaactgtgtatctcaaggtgactccattttttaaaaatcatatacacttcaaaaagagataaaattatttattattacatttttctaaaaccaaatgctataataaaaaagttcatttaagaattaaaaagtaggctttcctttctcatctACTTTCATCAGTatgcaattcttttattttcttcccataacagcaaatttatctatttttttattaatgagtcaccatgagggaaTAGTTAacagagtttcatgcttgtgttacagtcatacattactctagtacccatccctccaccagtgcccattcacctgcACCAATGGCCCCAgagtccctcccatcccccatcccttccccccaaccccatccctgtgacagggaattcctttttgttctctctctccttttgggtgttgcagtttgcaatggaggtactgggtggttatcgtgttcaatctatagtctgctttcaacccgcctctcccatcccaagtggatcctccaccacactttagttggtgttcccttctctatcggagctgccttttcccccagcatgtgaggccggcttccatgccatggagcaaatctccagGTACTTATTGCTACGATTTTGGGGTattagtctcacattctgttgttttatattccacatatgagtgaaattttactatgtctgtctctttctttctgactcatttcacttagcatgatacttgttgctcagttgtgtgtcatctttgaagatacctttaatttcaatatcgtggagggttttgccaaccttgtcttcaatgtatcttatggattgtggtctgatgttaaggtctttagtccattttgatctgacttttgtgcatgatgtaaggtcgaggtctaagcccagttttttgcatgtggttgtccagttgtgtcagcaccttttgttgaagaagctttccttgctccacttcacatttcttgctcccttatcaaataacagatgatcatatatttgggtttGCATGCATGGATactccactctgttccattgatctgtggctctgcctttcttccagtaccatgctgttttaattgttaccattttgtagtagagtATGAGGTTGGAgaggttgatgcctcccatcgtctttttcccaagaattgctttagctattcgtggacgtttattgttccatatgaatgtcaggagtgtttgatccatttctttgaagaatttcatgggtatccttacagggattgcattgaatctgtataattctttggggagtattgccattttgacaatgttaagtcttcctatctatgagcaggaagtatgtttccatttcctcgtgtcctcttttattttgtggagtagcgttttgtatttttctttgtagagatcctttacctccttagttaggctgattccgatcAGTCTGCAATTCTTTtcttgtggtgtctctgtctgcttttggtattggggTAATACCTGtctcataaaaaatatttgaaagtgtttgtttcttcaatttcctggaaaaacttgaaaaagaTTGGCAGTAGgccctctttaaaggtttgaaagaattcactagtgactCTGTCTGGGCCTGAGCATTTATTTtgtggaagacttttgattaccatttaaatttcctcaatagtgataggtttgttcaggtatttcaaatcttcttggttcagacttgggaggttataggaatccaggaatttatccattttttctaggttcacttgttttgtggcatagagattctcaaagtaatctctaatgatcctttgaatttctgtggtttctgttgtgatacccccgcctttcatttctgatttggtttattaaggtTCACTCCCTTTCTTCATGAGTCTTGATggtagtggtttgtcaatcttctttatttttcaaagaaacagctcaTGGCTTCATtcatcttttggattgtttttatagttaatttaattaattggttaaaattctttaattaaaaattaagctcattaatttctgctctaaattttattttcttccacctGCCTAGTTTTGGCTCCTCATTATGgttattttccaagatcttaagcagtgaattcaagttatttatgtggaaccttccttcctacctgatgaatgcttgcagaactataaactttcctcaacacaacttttgctgtgtcccacaagttatGGAAGCTCatgttctcattctcatttgcttACAGGAATCTTTTAACTTCCACTTTGACATTCTCTCTAAGCAACTGGTTCTTCAgtagtgaactgtttaatttccaggtgtttgatttgattgcCTGGttctgtgtgattaacttctattctCAGTTCActatggtctgaaaaaatagttgaaacAATTTTTATCCTCTTAATTAAGTAGGATTCAACCCGGGGATttaagaatggtttaacattcacaggTCAATCAACATAACACACCTTATcaatgagagaaaaaataaaaaccatatgatctatgactgaaacacaaacatgaaagtgttTTAAGtgtgttactgtacctcacagtgattcactattaattttttttaatttttaaaaattaaaaaaaacataatcatatcaatagatgcagagaaagcatttgacaagatctagcactcattcatgataaacactctcaacaaaatgggagttgactttcctcattatagtcaaaaccatctatgACAagtccacagcaaacattatcctcaatggggaaaaatcaaAAGCCTTCCCATTAAGATTAGGCACAGGACAAggttgcccattctcaccactactattcaatatagtactggaagtatttgccaattaggcaagaaaagatcTATCAAGCGTactcagataggaaaggaagacgtcaagctttcactatttgcagatgacataatactaaacttagaaaatcctaaggacTTTAacaaaaaatctcctagaaacaatagattagTATAGTAAAGTGGCCAGTTACAAAATTAATACCTTAAAAGCccatatattttgaataattaatAGTGAaagatattcaattttaaaaataatgaaagagaagaaagatatttaaacaaaaataccattcacaattgtgcctcagaaaatcaagtgcctcagaATCAGCTGATCTAAAGAGGGGAAGAAcctgtgcaaagaaaactacaaaacactatttcaagagaTAAAAGAGCACACGCGGAAATGGAGACATCAGTTAACATGTATATTCTAGCTCCATCCCTGTTGCAGAAAATTAAACGAGTTTACCATtctttacagctgcatagtactccatttaACCATAGGAGATGAGTTACTTTAGCTAGATGGAAAAGTGTGACTTTAGCCAGTTAAAAAAGAAGTGAGTTTagctaatttgaaaaaaaaaaagtgatgttagccttttgggggggggggagatgacttcagagttttggggaaaaaataactttaactatttgaaaaaaaacaaatatgttaCTTTAGCCAGTTGAGAAAAAATGTCTTTAGCCAGTTCAAGAATGTGACTATAGCCAGTTGAAAAATAAAGTGACTTTAGCCAgttgaaaaaagaaagtgacttcagccagctaaaaaaaaaatgagagagagaggaagaggaggaggaagaagaagaaggagaaggagaagaagaagaagaagaagaagaagaagaagaagaagaagaagaagaagaagaagaagaagaagaagaagaagaagaagaagaagaagaagaagaaggaggaggaggaggaggaggaggaggaggaggaggaggaggaggaggaggaggaggaggaggaggaggaagaacaaagaggaggagaaagaggagaaggaagaagaggaagattaagaagaggaagaagaggaagaggaagaagagcacctgccatcgaggcagtctggatgatggggggtgggagggaaactggggacactagtgatgggaaatgtacactgaaaactaatcatgaacagctttgtaagggtcaatctcacagtgattcaataaaaatatatatattttttacctttatccatagtttattttatattcaaacaatATATAAAGATGCAACCCATCAATTCAACTttgaaatcaataaaaatatattaattaatttaatttaaataaaagaaaaggaagggggggCGGTGGCCTTTCCGCCTCGACCCGCGCGGGGCCCGCGCGCCCCGGCCAGTGCCTCCCGGCAGCGCGCGAGGCCGGTCCCCACTCGCCCCCCCACtaccggcccggccccgcgcgccccccgcccgccagcATTCCTGTCGGGGCGCGCCGCCCTCCGCCGCCTCCGCCTTCGTCTCCGCCCCCGCGGCGCGGCCGCCTGCTCCGAGCGCAGCTGCCTGCTCAGAGCGCTGCTGCCTGCTCAGAGCGCTGCTGCCTGCTCAGAGCGCTACTGCCTGCTCTCAGCGCTGCTGCCTGCTCAGAGCGCTACTGCCTGCTCTCAGCGCTGCTGCCTGCTCTCAGCGCTGCTGCCTGCTCTCAGCGCTACTGCCTGCTCGGAGCGCGGCTGCCCTCGCCAGCGGCGGCACGATGGGCTGCGGGACCTCCACGGCCACCAAGAAGGGCACGGGCCGAGGCCGTGCAAAAGAAGCCAACGATGTAACAGAATTATCTATCACAGATGACATGAGAAGAAACTACGGAGGGGTGTATGTCGGTCCCCCATCTGAAGCTGTCAGCGAGGTTCCCGGTCAGACCAAGACTACGGAAAAATTAGAAGAAACTAAACTCACTGGATAATCACAAGCTTGTTGAGACGTGGCAGCGATTTCATTCCCTGGGACACTGTCACTGCAGACCTTTCCGTGCAACTTCTGAAGAGTCGCCTGCTCCAACACACCGCAGTCCTCCCAGCTCAGAACCAGGGGTCCAGGACGAATGTTGTGGTACCAGAAAGAGTAAAGGCTAAACAGTATGCCCTCGTCCGTGGAACTTTCTGGCAGCCCACCCCGACCCCCGCCCGAGAATGGCACATCAAGGCATGCATGCTGCCCTGCGCCCGCACAGACTCTGCTGCCCTGCATGCTCAGCCCGAACCGCTCGCTACAGGACACTGCTCTCCAGGACCACGTCTTCCCACCGATACTTTCTTGGTAGTTTCTatggaacagaaactttcttctaTTAATAACTTCAAATCATAAGGCACTAGAAATGAATGACCGGAAGTAATGTATCTGTTGGCTCTCTCTCACTATTGTTTTTACTTCATGTTAatttgtaattataaaattattcagttGATTCTTAgttatttctctttccccttgTCATTGTTTTCATGAGGCTATCATAATTTTCATGTCAGAGAATCTCCTTTATCAGCAACAATGTCTTGtaccacaatattttaaaataaatgactgaaaTGTGCATGACCCATTAGTATTTTTTATGAACTTCCAATGTTCTTTAGCCAAAGGATTATGTAACCTTGAATATCTCATGGCCATTGTGTCTCTCAATCACTCTTCCTAATGATCTGGGCATCTCATCCTGGTGGTTAGTGGGATATTTGGAAATTTCTTATCTAAAGAATGACTGTGTATGTCCACTTGATACTGCAATGTACATGACTTGGTTTACCACTGTATTTCaacaattaaaatatgtttatccctctttaaaaaaataaaataaagaaaagaaaacgaagAATAAAGTGACCTtagccaggtgtgtggggggagtgacTCTAGTTAGTTGAAAAAACATAAAACTGACTTTAGTGAGTTGAGCAAAAAAAGTGACTTTAGCctgttgaaaaaaaataaaagtgacttcaacgagtggtggggggggggggcggtggactAGAGACTTTAGCCAGTTGAGGAAAAAAGTGGCTTTAGCCAGAAGGGAAAACAGTGATTTCAGCCAGTCGAATAAagaagtgtgagagagagagagataagaaaagtgcctgccatggagacaggctggtggagggcggggggtgggagggaaactagagacaCTGGTATtgaagaaatgtacactggtggagggatgggtgttggaacatttatatgacttaaacctaatcatgaacagctttgtaagggtcgttttcacagtgattcaataaaaataaataaattaattaattaatttacttaaaagaaaagagcagagaggtatgaagtagcagagaggtatgagcttgcaatgaagcaacttctggcagaaatttctctagacttagttactaaaatacagaaatccaaaatcttgtGGCCaaacgacctcatatctcttcattctcagcaatggaaaacaaattatcaaatgcttcctttccagcaggtccgactttgtgtgtgtgtgtgtgggggggaactccaaacaataatagtgagtttcagagactagcacacatccaaaagaacaaaagcaaccactgctggagaggatgtggggagaaagggacccttctacactgctggtgggaatgccgactggttcagcccttttggaaaacaatatggacgattctcaaaaaattagaaattgagctcccatttgacccagcaataccactgctgggaatatatcccagagaagcaaaaaagtatagtcgaaatgacatctgcggggctggagcaatagcacagtgggtagggcgtttgccttgcacgaggccgacccgggttcaattcccagcatcccatatggtcccctgagcaccaccaggggtaattcctgagtgcagagccaggagtaacccatgagaatcgccgggtgtgacccaaaaagcaaaaaaaaaaaaaaaaaaaaaagaaatgacatctgcactcatatgttcatcacagcattatttacaatagccagaatctggaaaaaaccctagtgccctagaacagatgactggttgaagaaactttggtacatctgtacaatggaatactatgcagctgttagaaaaaatgaggtcatgaactttgcatataagtggatcggcatggaaagtatcatgctaagtgaaatgagtcagaaagagacagacatagaaagattgcactcatctgtggaatatagaataacagagtaggagactaacacccaagaatagtagaaataaataccaggaggttggctccatggcttggaagctggcctcacattctaaaaaaaaagtcagctcagatagagaagagaacaccaagtaaaatgtggttggaggccacacgggagaagggtgaagcgtgctgaatgtagactagagactgaatacaatacaatggccactcaacaccattattgcaaatcacaacacctagttagagagagagagcagaagggaagaccctgccacagtggcgggggtggggtggggggtggggggggagatgggattggggtggtgggagggatgctgggtttattggtggtggagaatgggcactggtgaagggatgggttctcgaactttgtatgagggaaacatgagcacgaaaatgtatagatctgtaactgtaccctcactgtgactcactaaaaaataatttttttaaaaaagcaaaaaaaaataataaataaatagtgcaAATATAGTCACCAccacttgaaatatttttgatattttctcaTCAAATTATGTGTATGATGCTTATGACACGTGTCATATACAAGCTAAGTATATGACAAGTGTCATATACAAGTTAAATATATGACACTTATGACAGAGGAATTCTATCAGTTTTAAAAGTCTAAAAATTCTTACAGTTTTGTACAGTTCTTTTGTACAGTTCAATTCATATTCTACTATAGTTAGTATAGTAAAATTAGAATAAGAATAAGcaaattactggggctggagcgataatacagctggtagggcgtttgccttgcacgtgccgacccgggttctaatcccagcatcccatatgatcccctgagtaccgccaggagtaattcctgagtgaacagccaggagtaatccctgtgcatcgccgggtgtgacccaaaaacaaacaaaataaagagtaaGCAAATTACTCAATGAACACTCAATTGATAAGTTAATTAAAGACAAACCCATTCAATGGGTAAAGCTTTTAAGCGGTGCTGAAATAACTTGAAAAACCTATTTATAATAGTTTGTGCCTGAAAACAATCAAGTGCCCACGGAAGAACAATGAACAgtgagtggagagatagtataatagcAATGCCCTGAATAATGATGACCTTGTTAGATTCACAGTACAAGTTCCTGTGCAGTTCCCAAACTTCAGTGGGTGTGGAATTGGTAATTCATAAGAACTCACCAGCATTAACAGTATggaaaaaaatagtgagtttttttgttgaaatattgaatgtaatcaaagtaaagagaaagtaaagtgaaatttattttttattatttatttatttatttacataggcggggtggggggctaggggtggggggatcggggggaagtttactgtggttcttggtgctggaatatgtgcactggtgaagggatgggtgtttgagcattgtataactgagacttaagcctgaaagctttgtaactttccacatggtgattcaataaaaaataataaattaattaataaaaaaagaaaagaaagaatgtgtCTTTAGCCAGGTGGGGAAAAAAGTGATCttacaatgatggttggagggattgctcaggattgGAGATGTATGTGAAAGTAGATAaacgaccaaacatgatggcctctcattatctgtattgcaaaccatgataccataagtagagagagagagtaagtgggaaattgtctgccatagaggcaggggtaagcTTGAGACAgctgtgggggagtgggggagagggggagggatactggggacactggtggtggaaaatgtgcactggtgttgggaagggtgtttgatcattgtatgaatgaaactcaaacatgaaagctttgtaagtgtagctcacagtgattcaatagaaatgaataagtaaaatttttaaaaagtgactttagtctgttgaaaaataaagtcacttTAGTCAGTTGTGAAAAaagtgca contains these protein-coding regions:
- the LOC101546192 gene encoding overexpressed in colon carcinoma 1 protein-like; its protein translation is MGCGTSTATKKGTGRGRAKEANDVTELSITDDMRRNYGGVYVGPPSEAVSEVPGQTKTTEKLEETKLTG